From Ureaplasma urealyticum serovar 8 str. ATCC 27618:
TGTAAGTAAACTTCATTTAATTTATTATTATTTCAAAGATTTTAAAAAATCATTTATTGGTTTATCAATTGCTATTGTTCTTTGATTAGCAGCAACTATTGCTGCAACCTTTTTATTACAAGAAACTGTTGATAAGTACGCTGTTGCTAATGGTGTTGTTGATACAGTAGTTAAAATGTGTGGTGGATTAATAGGAATTTATTTCTTGTCATTTATTTTCTTATTAATTATGAATGAATTTGCCATTCGTATATCTTTTAAAATTGAATCACATTTATCAATGATGGTAATTAATCGCATTCGTTACTTGCCAATGAAATATTTTGATGTTAATAAAAGTGGTGAAATTTTTACTAAAACATTAAGCGATCCAACAAGTGTTCAAGATGGAATTGTTAATTTTTATATTGAATTAAATAAAACTTTTTTTGGTGCTCTTGGCTTTGGAATTGCTTTATTAGTAACAAGTCCTTATATCGCTTTAATTGGTATTGCTATTTACACTTTAGTAATGTTATTTAATATTTTAATCTTTAAAAAATCACGTCAATTAATGCGTAAAAAACGTCAAGACTTTGGTGAAATGAATGGTTATATTGAAGAAATGATTCATGGTCAAAATGTTGTTGCTAATTTTGATGAACAAGCTTACTTTGTTAAAAAATTAGATAACATGATTAAAAATTTATATAAAAATTGAGTTAAAGCTCAATATAGTTCACAAATTATTTTTCCATGAAGTATTTTTTCAATGCGATTAATGAACGCTGTTTTAATCGTATCTTATTTATTAATTTCTATTAAAGGAATTCATTTACCAGGAATTGTAAGTAATATTGATCCAGTAACAAACATGATTTCTTTTGGAGGATTAGTAAGTATTTCATTATTTGGTAATTTCTTCTGTGATAACTTTAGTCAATTGTCAAACGCTATTCCTATCTTCATTATTGCAAGAACATCACTTGCTAAAATTGATGAAATTGTTAAAACACCAAACGAAATTGATTGAGATGAAAAATTAGTAATTGATGATTCACAAGGTATTGAGGTGCGTTTTGAAAATGTTAACTTTAATTATTCAAAAAATAAACCTACTTTAAAAAATATTAACTTTGTTGCTAAGAAAAACCAAAAAATTGCTATTATCGGACCAACAGGTGCTGGAAAAACAACAATTACAAACTTAATCAACAAATTCTATGATATTAATAGTGGTCATATCTATTTTAATGATGTAGATATTACAAATAAATCACGAGCAAGTGTTCGTGAGCATATTTCGATTGTTTTACAAGATCCTTTCTTATTTAGTGAAAGTATTTATGAAAACATTAAAAAAGGTAAAATGAATGCTACAAAAGAAGAGATTGTAGAAGCTGCTAAAAAAGCGCAAGCCCATGAATTAATTCTTTCATTTGAAAAAGATTATGGCACAGTTATTAGTGAAAAACAAAGTTTATCACAAGGTCAAAAACAATTAATAACAATTGCACGTGCAATTGTTTCTGATGCTAAAATCATTATTTTAGATGAAGCTACAAGTTCAGTTGATACTCAAACTGAACATAAATTACAATTAGCAATTAATAACTTATTAAAAGGTCGAACCTCATTTGTTGTTGCTCATAGATTATCAACAATTATTAATTCTGATTTAATTCTTGTAGTTAAAGATGGCGAAATTATTGCCCAAGGTAATCATGATTATTTAATTAAAAATTCTTCTTTCTACCAAGATCTTTACTATACAAATTTTGCTGAGTAGTAATAATAGTGTAATATTATAAAGGTGGTTAAAAAACACACATTTATAATATTTTTTTAATAATTAGGAGAATTTATGACATCATTAGAAATAACGACATTGGTAATTAGTCTTCTTTCATTAATTGCTACATTGTCGATTTCTTTTA
This genomic window contains:
- a CDS encoding ABC transporter ATP-binding protein, with product MNQQSQTIKPVSKLHLIYYYFKDFKKSFIGLSIAIVLWLAATIAATFLLQETVDKYAVANGVVDTVVKMCGGLIGIYFLSFIFLLIMNEFAIRISFKIESHLSMMVINRIRYLPMKYFDVNKSGEIFTKTLSDPTSVQDGIVNFYIELNKTFFGALGFGIALLVTSPYIALIGIAIYTLVMLFNILIFKKSRQLMRKKRQDFGEMNGYIEEMIHGQNVVANFDEQAYFVKKLDNMIKNLYKNWVKAQYSSQIIFPWSIFSMRLMNAVLIVSYLLISIKGIHLPGIVSNIDPVTNMISFGGLVSISLFGNFFCDNFSQLSNAIPIFIIARTSLAKIDEIVKTPNEIDWDEKLVIDDSQGIEVRFENVNFNYSKNKPTLKNINFVAKKNQKIAIIGPTGAGKTTITNLINKFYDINSGHIYFNDVDITNKSRASVREHISIVLQDPFLFSESIYENIKKGKMNATKEEIVEAAKKAQAHELILSFEKDYGTVISEKQSLSQGQKQLITIARAIVSDAKIIILDEATSSVDTQTEHKLQLAINNLLKGRTSFVVAHRLSTIINSDLILVVKDGEIIAQGNHDYLIKNSSFYQDLYYTNFAE